A window of Streptomyces sp. SAI-127 contains these coding sequences:
- a CDS encoding acyl-CoA dehydrogenase family protein, whose protein sequence is MPTIETDEHKSLREAVAALGKRHGRTFDRETLWSEAAKLGYLGVNLPEEYGGGGGGIAELSIVLEELGAAGCPLLMMVVSPAICGTVIARFGTEAQKQEWLPALADGTRTMAFGITEPDAGSNSHRITTTAHRDGADWLLTGRKVFISGVDIADATLIVGRAEDSRTGRLKPCLFIVPRDAEGFTRRQMDMELQAAEKQFELTLDDVRLPAEALVGDEDAGLLQLFAGLNPERIMTAAFAIGMGRYALSQAITYARDRTVWNTPIGAHQAIAHPLAQAHIDLELARLMMQKAAHLYDAGDDVAAGEAANMAKYAAGEACVKAVDQAVHTLGGNGLTREFGLASLITAARVARIAPVSREMILNYVSHQTLGLPKSY, encoded by the coding sequence ATGCCCACGATCGAAACCGATGAGCACAAGTCCCTACGTGAAGCAGTAGCCGCCCTGGGCAAACGCCACGGCCGCACCTTCGACCGAGAAACCCTGTGGTCCGAAGCAGCCAAGCTCGGCTATCTCGGCGTCAACCTCCCCGAGGAGTACGGAGGCGGAGGCGGCGGGATCGCGGAACTCTCCATAGTCCTGGAAGAGTTGGGCGCAGCCGGCTGCCCCCTCCTCATGATGGTCGTGTCTCCCGCCATCTGCGGCACAGTGATCGCCCGCTTCGGCACGGAAGCCCAGAAACAGGAGTGGCTCCCCGCCCTCGCCGACGGCACCCGCACCATGGCCTTCGGTATCACCGAGCCGGACGCCGGTTCCAACTCCCACCGCATCACCACCACGGCCCACCGCGACGGAGCCGACTGGCTGCTCACCGGCCGCAAGGTCTTCATCTCCGGCGTGGACATAGCCGACGCCACCCTCATAGTCGGCCGCGCGGAGGACTCCCGCACCGGCCGCCTCAAGCCCTGCCTCTTCATCGTCCCCCGAGACGCCGAAGGCTTCACGCGCCGACAGATGGACATGGAACTCCAGGCGGCGGAGAAGCAGTTCGAGCTGACCCTCGACGACGTACGCCTCCCCGCCGAGGCCCTCGTGGGCGACGAGGACGCGGGCCTTCTCCAGCTCTTCGCCGGCCTCAACCCCGAACGCATCATGACGGCCGCCTTCGCGATCGGCATGGGCCGCTACGCCCTCTCGCAGGCGATCACCTACGCCAGGGACCGCACGGTCTGGAACACCCCCATCGGCGCCCACCAGGCCATCGCCCACCCCCTCGCCCAGGCTCACATCGACCTCGAACTCGCCCGCCTGATGATGCAGAAGGCCGCCCACCTCTACGACGCGGGAGACGACGTGGCCGCGGGAGAGGCCGCCAACATGGCGAAGTACGCCGCGGGGGAGGCCTGTGTGAAGGCGGTGGACCAGGCGGTCCACACCCTCGGCGGCAACGGACTCACCCGTGAGTTCGGGCTCGCCTCGTTGATAACGGCCGCGCGCGTGGCTCGTATCGCACCGGTGAGCAGGGAGATGATTCTCAACTACGTCTCCCACCAGACCCTGGGCCTGCCCAAGTCGTATTAG
- a CDS encoding class I SAM-dependent methyltransferase, which translates to MIDDDGYFGESVAATYDESSADMFAPDAVEPAVEVLAELAGEGRALELGVGTGRIALPLARRGVEVHGIELSRAMADRLRAKPGGEAVGVTIGDFASARVPGTFSVGYLVFNTIMNLTTQDAQVDCFRNVAAHLAPGGTFVVEVMLPQLRKLPPGQNAVPFYVGENRLGFDTYDVATQAMASNHVRVEDGRGSFRTIPFRYVWPAELDLMARLAGMRLRDRWEDWSRTPFTSESETHVSVWEKVAD; encoded by the coding sequence ATGATCGATGACGACGGTTACTTCGGAGAGTCCGTCGCCGCGACGTACGACGAGTCGTCGGCGGACATGTTCGCGCCGGATGCGGTCGAGCCGGCTGTTGAGGTGCTGGCGGAGCTCGCCGGCGAAGGGCGGGCCCTGGAACTGGGCGTCGGCACCGGGCGGATCGCGTTGCCGCTGGCGCGGCGCGGGGTCGAGGTGCACGGCATCGAGCTGTCCCGGGCGATGGCGGACCGGCTGCGGGCCAAGCCCGGTGGCGAGGCGGTCGGGGTGACGATCGGGGACTTCGCGTCGGCCCGGGTGCCGGGCACCTTCTCGGTCGGCTACCTGGTCTTCAACACGATCATGAACCTGACGACCCAGGACGCCCAGGTGGACTGCTTCCGCAATGTCGCGGCCCATCTGGCACCGGGTGGGACCTTCGTCGTGGAGGTCATGCTCCCCCAGCTGCGGAAGCTTCCGCCGGGGCAGAACGCCGTGCCGTTCTACGTCGGTGAGAACCGCCTCGGCTTCGACACCTACGACGTGGCCACCCAGGCGATGGCCTCGAACCACGTCAGGGTCGAGGACGGCCGGGGTTCCTTCCGGACCATCCCTTTCCGGTACGTCTGGCCCGCGGAGCTGGATCTCATGGCGCGGCTGGCCGGGATGCGGCTGCGGGACCGGTGGGAGGACTGGAGCCGCACGCCCTTCACGAGCGAGAGCGAGACGCACGTCTCGGTGTGGGAGAAGGTCGCGGACTGA
- a CDS encoding enoyl-CoA hydratase family protein, protein MTPIGRTRARGIETLTLDSPHNRNALSAALVGELASSLADCAKDDAVRAIVLTHTGNTFSAGADLKDPPDPAALVALLRQIVELGKPVVARVTGHVRAGGLGLLAACDIAAASTESTFAFTEVRIGLAPAVISLTLLPRTDPRALARHYLTGERFDAAEAARIGLVTTAGDDVDAVLEPILDGLRRAAPEALAETKRLLTARVLETFDRDAAHLTALSARLFASPHAREGMTAFLERRDPSWAV, encoded by the coding sequence ATGACACCGATCGGCCGCACACGCGCGCGTGGCATCGAAACCCTCACCCTCGACTCCCCGCACAACCGCAACGCCCTGTCGGCGGCGCTGGTGGGGGAGCTGGCCTCCAGCCTGGCGGACTGCGCCAAGGACGACGCCGTGCGCGCGATCGTCCTCACCCACACCGGCAACACCTTCTCGGCGGGCGCCGATCTGAAGGACCCCCCGGACCCGGCCGCCCTGGTCGCGCTCCTGCGGCAGATCGTGGAACTCGGCAAACCGGTCGTCGCACGCGTCACCGGACACGTCCGCGCGGGCGGCCTCGGCCTCCTCGCCGCCTGCGACATCGCGGCCGCGTCCACCGAGTCGACCTTCGCCTTCACCGAGGTACGGATCGGGCTCGCCCCCGCGGTCATCTCACTGACGCTGCTGCCCCGCACCGACCCCCGCGCCCTCGCCCGCCACTACCTCACCGGCGAGCGCTTCGACGCCGCCGAGGCGGCCCGCATCGGCCTGGTCACGACGGCGGGCGACGACGTGGACGCCGTACTCGAACCGATCCTGGACGGTCTGCGCCGGGCCGCCCCCGAGGCCCTGGCCGAGACGAAACGGCTGCTCACGGCTAGGGTGCTGGAGACCTTCGACCGGGACGCGGCCCACCTGACCGCGCTCTCGGCCCGGCTGTTCGCCTCACCGCACGCGCGCGAGGGCATGACGGCCTTCCTGGAACGACGGGATCCCTCATGGGCGGTGTGA
- a CDS encoding carboxyl transferase domain-containing protein, translated as MTVIDSGLDTAGADYLAHREAMLAKLEQLTAEHAKALAGGGEKYVERHRGRGKLLARERIELLLDPDTPFLELSPLAAWGSEYTVGASLVTGIGVVEGVECLITANDPTVRGGASNPWSLKKALRANDIALANRLPCISLVESGGADLPSQKEIFIPGGAIFRDLTRLSAAGIPTVAVVFGNSTAGGAYVPGMSDHVIMVKERAKVFLGGPPLVKMATGEESDDESLGGAEMHARVSGLADYFAVDEQDALRQARRVVARLNHRKAYGDPVPAEPPKYDADELLGIVPGDLRTPFDPREVIARIVDASDFDEFKPLYGTSLATGWAELHGYPVGVLANAQGVLFSEESQKAAQFIQLANQRDIPLLFLHNTTGYMVGKEYEQGGIIKHGAMMINAVSNSKVPHLSVLMGASYGAGHYGMCGRAYDPRFLFAWPSAKSAVMGPQQLAGVLSIVARQSAAAKGLPYDEEGDAALRAMVEQQIESESLPMFLSGRLYDDGVIDPRDTRTVLGMCLSAIHTAPYEGARGGFGVFRM; from the coding sequence GTGACCGTCATCGACTCCGGCCTGGACACGGCAGGTGCGGACTACCTCGCCCACCGCGAGGCCATGCTCGCCAAGCTGGAACAGCTGACCGCCGAGCATGCGAAGGCTCTCGCGGGCGGCGGTGAGAAGTACGTCGAGCGGCACCGGGGCCGCGGCAAGCTGCTCGCCCGCGAGCGCATCGAGCTGCTCCTCGACCCGGACACCCCCTTCCTGGAGCTGTCGCCGCTCGCCGCCTGGGGCAGCGAGTACACGGTCGGCGCCTCCCTCGTCACCGGCATCGGGGTCGTCGAGGGCGTGGAGTGCCTGATCACCGCGAACGACCCGACCGTGCGCGGCGGCGCCAGCAACCCCTGGTCGCTGAAGAAGGCCCTGCGCGCCAACGACATCGCCCTAGCCAACCGGCTGCCCTGCATCAGCCTGGTGGAGTCGGGCGGCGCGGACCTCCCCTCCCAGAAGGAGATCTTCATCCCCGGGGGTGCCATCTTCCGGGACCTGACCCGGCTGTCGGCCGCCGGAATCCCCACTGTCGCCGTCGTCTTCGGCAACTCCACGGCCGGCGGCGCCTACGTCCCCGGCATGTCCGACCACGTGATCATGGTCAAGGAGCGGGCCAAGGTGTTCCTCGGCGGTCCGCCCCTCGTGAAGATGGCCACCGGCGAGGAGAGCGACGACGAGTCCCTCGGCGGCGCCGAGATGCACGCGCGCGTGTCGGGCCTCGCGGACTACTTCGCCGTGGACGAGCAGGACGCGCTCAGACAGGCACGGCGGGTCGTGGCCCGGCTCAACCACCGCAAGGCGTACGGCGATCCGGTCCCCGCCGAGCCGCCCAAGTACGACGCCGACGAGCTCCTCGGCATCGTCCCCGGCGACCTCCGCACCCCCTTCGACCCGCGCGAGGTGATCGCCCGGATCGTCGACGCATCCGACTTCGACGAGTTCAAGCCCCTGTACGGGACGAGCCTGGCGACCGGCTGGGCCGAGCTGCACGGCTATCCGGTGGGCGTCCTGGCGAACGCCCAGGGCGTCCTGTTCTCCGAGGAGTCCCAGAAGGCGGCCCAGTTCATCCAGCTGGCCAACCAACGCGACATCCCGCTGCTCTTCCTGCACAACACCACCGGCTACATGGTCGGCAAGGAGTACGAACAGGGCGGCATCATCAAGCACGGCGCGATGATGATCAACGCGGTGAGCAACTCGAAGGTCCCGCACCTCTCGGTCCTCATGGGTGCCTCCTACGGGGCCGGCCACTACGGCATGTGCGGCCGCGCCTACGACCCCCGTTTCCTCTTCGCCTGGCCCAGCGCCAAGTCGGCCGTGATGGGCCCCCAGCAGCTCGCCGGCGTGCTCTCCATCGTCGCCCGCCAGTCGGCGGCCGCGAAGGGACTGCCGTACGACGAAGAGGGCGACGCCGCCCTGCGCGCCATGGTGGAGCAGCAGATCGAGTCCGAGTCGCTGCCCATGTTCCTGTCCGGGCGGCTCTACGACGACGGCGTCATCGACCCCCGCGACACCCGGACCGTACTGGGAATGTGCCTGTCCGCGATCCACACCGCGCCCTACGAGGGCGCACGCGGCGGCTTCGGCGTCTTCCGGATGTGA
- a CDS encoding biotin carboxylase N-terminal domain-containing protein, with protein MITSVLVANRGEIACRIFRTCGELGIRTIAVHSDPDANALHTRVADAAVRLPGAAPADTYLRADLIVKAAIASGADAVHPGYGFLSENADFARAVLDAGLVWIGPPPSAIEAMASKTRAKELMGLAPLEDVTPADLPVLVKAAAGGGGRGMRVVRRIEDLAAALESARAEAASAFGDGEVFVEPYVEDGRHVEAQILADTHGTVWALGTRDCSLQRRHQKVIEEAPAPGLPEDLREELHELAVRAARAVDYVGAGTVEFLVSGTKAHFLEMNTRLQVEHPVTEAVFGIDLVAEQIRVAEGAPLPDEPPRARGHAVEARLYAEDPSRDWTPQTGTLHQLSIPPSVRLDTGYENGDDIGVHYDPMLAKVVAYAPTRAEAVRKLAGALERATIHGPTTNRDLLVDSLRHKEFTTARMDTGFYDRHLPELTEPHPDPYAPLAAALADAAGRSRFGGWRNLHSAPQTKRYAVAGEEHEVHYRHTREGLEADGVRVVHVDAALVVLEVDGIQRKFEVARYGDRVYVGGTALTALPRFPDPTAQLAPGSLLAPMPGTVVRVADGLTKGSAVEAGRPLLWLEAMKMEHKITAPAAGTLSELHASPGQQVTVGELLAVVQPTQGRTTKEPHAHDRNR; from the coding sequence GTGATCACTTCTGTGCTCGTCGCCAACCGGGGCGAGATCGCCTGCCGGATCTTCCGCACCTGCGGTGAGTTGGGAATCCGAACCATCGCGGTGCACTCGGACCCGGACGCGAATGCCCTCCACACGCGCGTGGCGGACGCGGCCGTACGACTCCCGGGAGCGGCCCCCGCCGACACCTACCTGCGCGCCGACCTGATCGTGAAGGCGGCGATCGCCTCCGGCGCCGACGCCGTGCACCCCGGCTACGGCTTCCTCTCCGAGAACGCCGACTTCGCGCGGGCGGTCCTGGACGCGGGCCTGGTCTGGATCGGACCGCCGCCGTCCGCGATCGAGGCGATGGCGTCCAAGACGCGTGCGAAGGAACTGATGGGGCTGGCACCCCTGGAGGACGTGACGCCGGCCGATCTGCCGGTGCTGGTGAAAGCGGCCGCGGGCGGCGGAGGCCGCGGAATGCGCGTCGTCCGCCGTATCGAGGACCTGGCCGCCGCCCTGGAGAGCGCACGCGCCGAGGCCGCGAGCGCCTTCGGCGACGGCGAGGTCTTCGTCGAGCCGTACGTCGAGGACGGCCGCCATGTCGAGGCCCAGATCCTCGCCGACACCCACGGCACGGTGTGGGCCCTCGGTACCCGCGACTGCTCCCTCCAGCGCCGCCACCAGAAGGTGATCGAGGAGGCCCCGGCCCCCGGACTCCCGGAGGACCTCAGGGAGGAACTGCACGAGCTGGCGGTACGAGCGGCCCGCGCGGTGGACTACGTGGGCGCGGGCACGGTCGAGTTCCTGGTCTCCGGCACCAAGGCGCACTTCCTGGAGATGAACACCCGCCTCCAGGTCGAACACCCGGTGACGGAGGCGGTGTTCGGCATCGACCTGGTGGCGGAACAGATCCGCGTCGCCGAAGGGGCCCCGCTGCCCGACGAGCCCCCACGCGCGCGTGGCCACGCCGTCGAGGCGCGCCTCTACGCCGAGGACCCCTCGCGGGACTGGACCCCCCAGACCGGCACCCTGCACCAGCTCTCGATCCCTCCGTCCGTCCGCCTGGACACGGGCTACGAGAACGGCGACGACATCGGCGTCCACTACGACCCGATGCTCGCGAAGGTCGTCGCGTACGCCCCCACGCGCGCGGAGGCGGTCCGCAAACTGGCGGGCGCCCTGGAAAGGGCGACGATCCACGGCCCGACCACGAACCGGGACCTGCTGGTGGACTCCCTGCGCCACAAGGAGTTCACGACGGCCCGCATGGACACGGGCTTCTACGACCGTCACCTGCCCGAACTCACCGAGCCGCACCCCGACCCCTACGCCCCCCTCGCGGCGGCTCTCGCGGACGCGGCAGGCCGCTCCCGCTTCGGCGGCTGGCGCAACCTGCACTCGGCCCCGCAGACGAAGCGGTACGCGGTGGCGGGGGAGGAGCACGAGGTCCACTACCGGCACACGAGGGAGGGCCTGGAGGCGGACGGGGTGCGGGTGGTCCACGTCGACGCGGCTCTCGTCGTCCTGGAAGTGGACGGCATACAGAGGAAGTTCGAGGTGGCGAGGTACGGCGACCGGGTGTACGTGGGGGGCACAGCCCTGACGGCTCTGCCCCGCTTCCCGGACCCGACGGCCCAGCTCGCCCCGGGCTCCTTGCTGGCCCCCATGCCGGGAACGGTCGTACGGGTTGCGGACGGCCTGACAAAGGGATCCGCCGTGGAAGCGGGCCGGCCGCTCCTGTGGCTGGAGGCGATGAAGATGGAACACAAGATCACGGCACCGGCAGCAGGAACGCTGAGTGAGCTTCACGCATCGCCTGGCCAGCAGGTGACGGTCGGTGAACTGCTGGCAGTAGTCCAACCCACCCAGGGGCGAACAACGAAGGAGCCACATGCCCACGATCGAAACCGATGA
- a CDS encoding DUF1446 domain-containing protein, which translates to MTLRIGNASGFYGDRFDAMREMLTGGELDVLTGDYLAELTMLILGRDRLKDPGAGYARTFLRQLEECLGLAHERGVRIVANAGGLNPSGLADRTRELADRLGLPVRVAHVEGDDLTPLHPGSLAAHAYLGGFGIAACLREGADVVVTGRVTDAALVTGPAAAHFGWGPADYDRLAGAVVAGHVLECGTQATGGNYSFFQEGDVRRPGFPLAELHEDGTAVITKHPGTGGFVDVGAVTAQLLYETQGARYAGPDVTARLDTVRLTQDGPDRVRISGVRGEAPPPTLKVGLNRLGGFRNEVAFVLTGLDIEAKAALVREQMEPALAKAAEVRWDLVRTDRPDAATEETASALLRLVVRDANQEIVGRALSGAAVELALASYPGFHVLAPPGKGSPYGVFEDVYVPHGAVDHVAVLHDGRRLPVAPAQETAVLDDPPTPPTPEPLPEGPTRRAPLGLIAGARSGDKGGNANIGVWARTDEAWRWLAHTLTVDRLRELLPETADLIATRHTLPQLRALNFVVEGILGEGVAAQHRFDPQAKALGEWLRSRHLDIPEALL; encoded by the coding sequence ATGACCCTCCGTATCGGCAACGCCTCCGGCTTCTACGGCGACCGCTTCGACGCGATGCGCGAGATGCTCACCGGCGGTGAACTCGACGTGCTCACCGGCGACTACCTCGCCGAGCTGACCATGCTCATCCTGGGCCGCGACCGGCTGAAGGACCCCGGGGCCGGATACGCCCGCACCTTCCTGCGCCAACTCGAGGAGTGCCTCGGCCTCGCACACGAGCGGGGTGTGCGGATCGTCGCCAACGCGGGCGGGCTCAACCCGTCCGGACTCGCCGACCGGACAAGGGAGTTGGCCGACCGACTCGGCCTGCCGGTGCGCGTCGCGCACGTCGAGGGCGACGACCTCACCCCCCTCCACCCCGGCAGCCTCGCCGCCCACGCCTACCTCGGCGGCTTCGGCATCGCGGCCTGTCTGCGGGAGGGCGCGGACGTCGTCGTGACCGGCCGGGTGACGGACGCGGCCCTGGTCACCGGGCCCGCCGCCGCCCACTTCGGCTGGGGACCGGCGGACTACGACCGGCTCGCGGGAGCCGTCGTCGCCGGACACGTATTGGAGTGCGGCACTCAGGCGACCGGCGGGAACTACTCCTTCTTCCAGGAGGGAGACGTCCGCCGCCCCGGCTTCCCCCTCGCCGAACTCCACGAGGACGGCACCGCCGTCATCACCAAACACCCCGGCACCGGCGGCTTCGTGGACGTCGGCGCGGTGACGGCCCAGCTGCTGTACGAGACGCAGGGCGCCCGGTACGCGGGCCCCGACGTCACCGCACGGCTCGACACGGTCCGGCTCACCCAGGACGGCCCCGACCGGGTCCGGATCTCCGGCGTACGCGGCGAGGCCCCGCCCCCCACCCTCAAGGTCGGCCTCAACCGGCTCGGCGGCTTCCGCAACGAGGTCGCCTTCGTCCTGACCGGCCTGGACATCGAGGCCAAGGCCGCGCTGGTGCGGGAGCAGATGGAACCGGCCCTCGCCAAAGCCGCCGAGGTGCGCTGGGACCTGGTCCGCACGGACCGCCCGGACGCCGCGACGGAGGAAACCGCCAGCGCCCTGCTGCGACTGGTCGTCCGGGACGCGAACCAGGAGATCGTCGGACGCGCGCTCAGCGGAGCCGCCGTAGAACTGGCCCTGGCGAGCTACCCCGGGTTCCATGTGCTGGCGCCACCAGGGAAGGGCTCGCCCTATGGGGTCTTCGAGGATGTGTACGTCCCCCATGGGGCCGTGGACCATGTGGCCGTCCTCCATGACGGGCGACGGCTCCCTGTGGCACCGGCTCAGGAGACCGCCGTACTCGACGATCCCCCGACGCCACCCACCCCCGAACCGCTGCCGGAAGGCCCCACCCGCCGGGCCCCCCTCGGTCTGATCGCGGGCGCCCGCAGCGGCGACAAGGGCGGCAACGCCAACATCGGGGTCTGGGCCCGGACGGACGAGGCCTGGCGATGGCTCGCCCACACCCTCACCGTCGACCGCCTGCGCGAACTCCTCCCGGAGACTGCCGACTTGATCGCCACACGGCACACCCTGCCCCAGCTCCGCGCCCTGAACTTCGTCGTCGAGGGCATCCTCGGCGAGGGCGTCGCCGCCCAGCACCGCTTCGACCCGCAGGCCAAAGCCCTCGGCGAATGGCTGCGCTCCCGCCACCTGGACATCCCGGAGGCCCTGTTGTGA
- a CDS encoding TetR/AcrR family transcriptional regulator: MGGVTTIGDRAERVPKQDRSRATRQRLLEAAVACLAEHGWAGSTVTVVAERAGVSRGAAQHHFPTREDLFTAAVEYVAEERSTALRALFPQGAAEDRRAVISALVDLYTGPLFRAALHLWVAASNEEQLRPQVTELEARVGRETHRIAVDLLGADESRPGVRETVQGLLDMARGLGLANLLTDDAARRDRVVEQWAGLLNEAL, translated from the coding sequence ATGGGCGGTGTGACCACGATCGGCGACCGGGCCGAACGCGTACCCAAGCAGGACCGCAGCCGGGCCACCCGGCAGCGCCTCCTCGAAGCCGCCGTGGCCTGCCTCGCCGAACACGGCTGGGCCGGCTCCACGGTCACCGTCGTCGCCGAACGCGCCGGCGTCTCCCGAGGCGCCGCCCAGCACCACTTCCCGACCAGGGAGGACCTCTTCACGGCGGCGGTCGAATACGTGGCAGAAGAGCGTTCCACGGCCCTGCGCGCCCTGTTCCCGCAGGGCGCGGCGGAAGACCGGCGCGCGGTGATCTCAGCCCTCGTGGACCTCTACACCGGCCCGCTGTTCCGCGCCGCCCTCCACCTCTGGGTCGCCGCCTCCAACGAGGAGCAACTGCGCCCCCAGGTCACCGAACTGGAGGCGCGCGTAGGCCGGGAGACCCACCGGATCGCGGTGGACCTGCTCGGCGCGGACGAGTCCCGCCCGGGAGTCCGCGAAACGGTCCAGGGCCTCCTGGACATGGCAAGAGGCCTGGGCCTGGCCAACCTCCTCACGGACGACGCGGCCAGACGGGACCGTGTGGTGGAGCAGTGGGCGGGACTGCTGAACGAGGCGCTCTAG
- a CDS encoding 4-coumarate--CoA ligase family protein — protein sequence MFRSEYADVPPVELPIHDAVLARAAEFGDAPALIDGTDGATLTYGQLDRFHRRVAAGLAEAGVAKGDVLALHSPNTIAFPAAFYAATRAGASVTTVHPLATPEEFAKQLSDSAARWIVTVSPLLETARRAAELAGGVREIFVCDSAPGHRSLIDMLSSTAPEPDLAIDPVTDVAALPYSSGTTGTPKGVMLTHRQIATNLAQLEPLMGAGPDDRILAVLPFFHIYGLTALMNAPLRQGASVVVLPRFDLETFLAAIQNHRITGLYVAPPIVLALAKHPLVEHYDLSSLRYIVSAAAPLDARLAAACSARLGLPPIGQAYGMTELSPGTHVVPLSAMREAPPGTVGKLIAGTEMRIVSLDDPDKDLDVGEPGEILIRGPQIMKGYLGRPDDTAAMIDPDGWLHTGDVGHADADGWLFVVDRVKELIKYKGFQVAPAELEALLLTHPQIADAAVIGVYNDDGNEVPQAFVVRRPTATELSESEVMMYVAERVAPYKRVRQVTFIDAVPRAASGKILRRQLRERA from the coding sequence GTGTTCCGCAGCGAGTACGCAGACGTCCCACCCGTCGAACTCCCCATCCACGACGCGGTCCTCGCCCGGGCCGCCGAGTTCGGGGACGCGCCCGCCCTGATCGACGGGACCGACGGCGCCACCCTCACCTACGGACAGCTCGACCGGTTCCACCGCCGGGTCGCCGCCGGTCTCGCGGAGGCGGGCGTCGCCAAGGGGGACGTGCTCGCGCTGCACAGCCCCAACACGATCGCCTTCCCGGCCGCGTTCTACGCCGCCACGCGCGCGGGTGCCTCCGTCACGACCGTGCACCCGCTCGCCACGCCGGAGGAGTTCGCCAAGCAGCTCAGTGACTCCGCGGCCCGCTGGATCGTCACCGTCTCCCCACTCCTGGAGACGGCACGGCGGGCCGCCGAACTCGCGGGCGGGGTACGGGAGATCTTCGTCTGCGACAGCGCGCCCGGTCACCGTTCCCTGATCGACATGCTGTCCTCGACGGCCCCCGAGCCGGACCTCGCCATCGACCCGGTGACGGACGTGGCGGCACTGCCGTACTCCTCGGGCACCACCGGCACCCCCAAGGGCGTGATGCTCACCCACCGGCAGATCGCCACCAACCTCGCCCAGCTCGAACCGCTGATGGGGGCGGGCCCCGATGACCGTATCCTGGCGGTTCTTCCCTTTTTTCACATTTACGGCCTCACCGCCCTGATGAACGCGCCCCTGCGCCAAGGCGCCTCCGTCGTCGTCCTGCCCCGCTTCGACCTGGAGACCTTCCTCGCGGCGATCCAGAACCACCGCATCACCGGCCTGTACGTGGCCCCGCCGATCGTCCTCGCCCTCGCCAAGCACCCACTTGTGGAGCACTACGACCTGTCGTCCCTGCGCTACATCGTCAGCGCCGCCGCCCCCCTGGACGCCCGGCTCGCCGCCGCCTGTTCGGCCCGGCTCGGCCTTCCTCCCATCGGCCAGGCCTACGGCATGACGGAACTCTCGCCCGGCACCCACGTCGTCCCCCTGTCCGCCATGCGCGAGGCACCCCCCGGGACGGTGGGCAAGCTCATCGCCGGCACCGAGATGCGGATCGTCTCCCTCGACGACCCCGACAAGGACCTCGACGTCGGCGAACCCGGCGAGATCCTGATCCGCGGCCCGCAGATCATGAAGGGCTACCTCGGCCGCCCCGACGACACCGCCGCGATGATCGACCCCGACGGCTGGCTGCACACCGGTGACGTGGGCCATGCCGACGCCGACGGCTGGCTGTTCGTCGTCGACCGGGTCAAGGAGCTGATCAAGTACAAGGGCTTCCAGGTGGCCCCCGCCGAACTGGAGGCCCTCCTGCTCACCCACCCCCAGATCGCCGACGCGGCCGTCATCGGCGTCTACAACGACGACGGCAACGAGGTCCCACAGGCCTTCGTCGTCCGCCGGCCGACCGCCACCGAGCTCTCCGAGAGCGAGGTCATGATGTACGTCGCCGAGCGCGTCGCCCCCTACAAACGCGTCCGCCAGGTCACCTTCATCGACGCGGTGCCCCGGGCCGCCTCCGGCAAGATCCTCCGACGACAGCTCAGGGAGCGCGCATGA